A section of the Falco peregrinus isolate bFalPer1 chromosome 3, bFalPer1.pri, whole genome shotgun sequence genome encodes:
- the FBXL7 gene encoding F-box/LRR-repeat protein 7 has translation MGANNGKQCGSEGKGSSSISSDVSSSTDHTPTKTQKNAATSEDSDLSMRTLSTPSPALIFPPNSPGFQNGRGSSTSSSSVTGETVAMVHSPPPTRLTHPLIRLASKHQKEQANIDRLPDHSMIQIFSFLPTNQLCRCARVCRRWYNLAWDPRLWRTIRLTGETINVDRALKVLTRRLCQDTPNVCLMLETVIVSGCRRLTDRGLYTIAQCCPELRRLEVSGCYNISNEAVFDVVSLCPNLEHLDVSGCSKVTCISLTREASIKLSPLHGKQISIRYLDMTDCFVLEDEGLHTIAAHCTQLTHLYLRRCVRITDEGLRYLMIYCTSIKELSVSDCRFVSDFGMREIAKLESRLRYLSIAHCGRITDVGIRYIAKYCSKLRYLNARGCEGITDHGVEYLAKNCTKLKSLDIGKCPLVSDTGLEFLALNCFNLKRLSLKSCESITGQGLQIVAANCFDLQMLNVQDCDVSVDALRFVKRHCKRCIIEHTNPAFF, from the exons ACTCCGACCTGAGCATGCGGACGCTCAGCACACCCAGTCCAGCATTAATATTTCCACCAAATTCCCCTGGCTTCCAGAATGGCAGAGGGTCATCAACATCTTCGTCCTCAGTCACTGGGGAGACTGTTGCCATGGTCCACTCGCCGCCTCCAACCCGTCTCACTCATCCTCTCATCCGGCTGGCGTCCAAGCACCAGAAGGAACAAGCCAACATCGACCGGTTGCCCGACCACTCCATGATCCAGATATTCTCCTTCCTGCCCACCAACCAGCTGTGCCGCTGTGCCCGTGTGTGCCGCCGCTGGTATAATCTTGCCTGGGACCCCCGACTTTGGAGGACTATTCGCCTGACCGGCGAGACAATCAACGTAGACAGGGCTCTTAAAGTGCTGACCCGGAGGCTTTGTCAGGATACACCCAACGTATGTCTCATGTTGGAGACGGTAATTGTTAGTGGCTGCAGGCGGCTCACAGACAGAGGACTCTACACCATTGCCCAGTGCTGTCCAGAACTGAGGAGGCTGGAGGTGTCTGGCTGTTACAACATCTCCAATGAGGCGGTCTTTGATGTTGTGTCACTGTGCCCAAACCTGGAACACCTGGATGTGTCAG GATGCTCCAAAGTAACGTGCATCAGTTTGACTCGCGAAGCCTCCATCAAGCTGTCTCCCTTACATGGGAAACAAATCTCCATTCGCTACTTGGACATGACAGACTGCTTCGTCCTAGAGGACGAAGGACTGCACACCATCGCCGCTCACTGCACTCAACTGACCCACCTGTACCTGCGCCGCTGTGTCCGCATCACCGACGAGGGTCTCCGCTACCTGATGATTTACTGCACGTCCATTAAGGAACTGAGCGTGAGTGACTGTCGCTTTGTCAGTGACTTCGGCATGCGGGAGATTGCCAAGCTGGAGTCGCGCCTCCGATACCTTAGCATCGCTCACTGTGGTCGGATCACAGACGTGGGCATCCGTTACATAGCCAAATACTGCAGCAAGCTGCGCTACCTCAATGCGCGGGGCTGCGAGGGCATCACGGACCACGGTGTGGAGTACCTCGCCAAAAATTGCACAAAACTCAAATCACTAGATATCGGCAAGTGCCCTCTGGTCTCAGACACCGGCCTGGAGTTTCTAGCCCTCAACTGCTTCAACCTGAAGCGCCTGAGCCTGAAATCATGTGAGAGCATCACTGGGCAGGGCTTGCAGATTGTCGCTGCCAACTGTTTTGACCTGCAGATGTTGAATGTGCAGGACTGCGATGTGTCTGTGGATGCTCTGCGATTTGTTAAACGACATTGCAAGCGCTGTATTATAGAGCACACCAACCCCGCCTTCTTCTGA